A stretch of the Balneola vulgaris DSM 17893 genome encodes the following:
- a CDS encoding O-acetylhomoserine aminocarboxypropyltransferase/cysteine synthase family protein, with amino-acid sequence MSSLKFETLQLHAGQEVDPTTGSRAVPIYQTTSYNFKNTEHAANLFGLREFGNIYTRIMNPTTDVFEKRIAALEGGVAAVATSSGVAAQFLAISTLAQKGDNVVSTQFLYGGTYNQFKVALPRLGIDVRFAEEDTIEAFAKLIDENTKALYVESIGNPRGNVADFEGLSKLAQKHGIALIVDNTFGAGGAIVRPIEHGANIVTASATKWIGGHGTSIGGVIVDGGNFNWGNGNYPLFSEPSPGYHGLNFWEVFGDEGPFGNIAFAIRARVEGLRDFGAAQSPFNSFLLLQGLETLSLRVERHNSNALKLAEWLNNHEQVEWVNFTGLESHDYHDRAKYYFKKDHFGSVFTFGVKGGYEAARTFIEKVELASHLANVGDAKTLLIHPASTTHQQLNEIEQNASGVTGDLIRVSVGIEHIDDIIADFEHSFNAIKTAVAV; translated from the coding sequence ATGAGTTCTTTAAAATTCGAAACTTTACAACTACATGCAGGACAAGAAGTAGATCCAACAACTGGATCACGAGCTGTTCCCATCTACCAAACCACTTCTTACAATTTCAAAAACACCGAACATGCGGCCAACCTATTTGGACTGCGTGAATTCGGCAACATTTACACCCGTATCATGAACCCAACTACGGATGTATTTGAAAAGCGTATAGCTGCGCTTGAAGGAGGAGTTGCAGCTGTTGCCACTAGTTCAGGAGTAGCCGCCCAGTTTTTAGCCATCTCCACCTTAGCTCAGAAAGGCGATAACGTGGTCTCCACTCAATTTTTATATGGTGGAACGTACAACCAATTCAAAGTTGCGCTTCCTCGCTTAGGAATAGATGTTCGCTTTGCTGAAGAAGACACCATCGAGGCATTTGCTAAACTGATCGATGAAAACACAAAGGCACTTTATGTTGAATCGATTGGTAACCCACGCGGCAACGTGGCCGACTTTGAAGGTTTATCAAAGCTTGCTCAAAAGCATGGAATCGCTCTAATCGTCGACAACACCTTTGGGGCTGGTGGTGCTATCGTTCGTCCAATTGAACATGGTGCGAATATTGTAACTGCATCAGCTACAAAATGGATTGGCGGACATGGTACTTCAATTGGTGGCGTGATAGTTGACGGAGGTAACTTTAATTGGGGCAATGGAAATTACCCGCTCTTCAGTGAACCATCACCTGGATATCATGGGTTAAATTTCTGGGAAGTATTTGGCGACGAGGGACCTTTTGGTAACATCGCTTTCGCTATCCGTGCTCGTGTTGAAGGCTTACGTGACTTCGGAGCTGCACAATCTCCATTCAATAGCTTCTTACTACTACAAGGCTTAGAAACCCTGTCACTTCGTGTTGAAAGACATAACAGCAATGCCTTAAAACTTGCTGAGTGGTTAAACAATCATGAACAAGTTGAATGGGTAAACTTTACCGGCTTAGAATCTCATGACTACCATGACAGAGCAAAGTACTACTTCAAAAAAGACCACTTTGGATCTGTATTTACTTTCGGTGTTAAAGGAGGTTATGAAGCAGCGCGCACCTTTATCGAGAAGGTGGAATTGGCTAGTCACTTAGCAAATGTTGGTGACGCTAAAACCTTACTCATTCACCCTGCTTCTACTACGCATCAGCAACTAAATGAAATCGAGCAAAATGCATCGGGAGTAACGGGTGATTTAATTCGAGTATCGGTAGGAATCGAGCACATCGACGACATCATTGCTGATTTCGAGCACTCATTCAATGCCATTAAAACTGCTGTAGCCGTTTAG
- a CDS encoding P1 family peptidase: MKNLLLLLCIIGIASTATAQQRADVRTFGITPGILTPGPLNSITDVHGVKVGHHTIHVGTQIHTGVTMILPHDGNMYRERVPAAVYVGNGFGKAVGFTQIEELGEIETPIGLTNTLSIHTVANAITDYMLQLSGNQNVRSVNPIVGETNDGYLNDIRGRHVNFDHIYSAIENANTGKVAQGNVGAGAGTRALGFKGGIGSSSRTLPLELGGYTVGVLVQSNFGGVLTIDGVPVGEELKNHYLSNVVPYDVDGSIMIVVATDAPLNARNLKRLARRAFLGIAKVGGFASNGSGDYVIAFSTHEGVRIHLDDRSPVKEISNLDNKAMSPLFLATVEATEEAILNSLFHAEDIEGHNGDQKALPINTILEIMQKYNHIDR; the protein is encoded by the coding sequence ATGAAAAACTTACTTCTTCTTCTCTGTATAATAGGTATTGCATCAACAGCTACAGCTCAACAACGTGCTGATGTTCGAACTTTTGGAATCACACCAGGTATTTTAACACCCGGGCCATTGAATTCAATCACGGATGTTCATGGCGTAAAAGTTGGGCATCATACTATACACGTAGGCACTCAAATACATACTGGGGTAACCATGATACTGCCTCATGATGGAAATATGTACCGTGAGCGAGTACCCGCTGCAGTTTATGTAGGAAATGGTTTTGGCAAAGCGGTAGGCTTTACTCAAATAGAAGAACTCGGTGAAATTGAAACACCTATTGGCCTTACCAATACCTTAAGTATTCACACGGTTGCCAATGCTATAACGGATTACATGTTACAGCTGTCAGGCAATCAGAATGTGCGATCGGTAAATCCAATTGTAGGCGAAACCAATGATGGTTACCTAAACGATATTCGTGGTCGTCATGTGAATTTTGACCATATATATAGTGCGATTGAAAATGCTAACACTGGTAAAGTAGCACAAGGCAATGTTGGTGCTGGGGCTGGCACTAGAGCTTTAGGTTTTAAAGGTGGAATTGGTTCGTCTTCACGAACGCTACCTCTAGAGTTGGGAGGATATACTGTTGGGGTACTGGTGCAATCCAACTTCGGGGGTGTACTTACTATTGATGGTGTTCCGGTTGGTGAAGAACTCAAGAACCATTACTTGTCGAATGTGGTGCCCTATGATGTAGATGGCTCAATAATGATTGTTGTAGCTACCGATGCTCCTCTAAATGCACGAAACCTAAAACGATTAGCACGACGAGCTTTTCTAGGTATTGCTAAAGTTGGGGGCTTCGCTAGTAATGGAAGTGGTGATTATGTAATTGCATTTTCAACACATGAAGGTGTGCGTATTCATTTAGACGACCGTTCGCCCGTAAAAGAGATTTCGAACTTAGATAACAAAGCGATGTCGCCCTTATTCTTAGCTACTGTTGAAGCAACCGAAGAAGCTATTCTAAACTCCCTTTTCCATGCCGAGGATATAGAAGGACATAACGGTGATCAAAAAGCATTACCTATCAATACAATTTTGGAGATCATGCAAAAGTATAACCACATCGATCGCTGA
- the metX gene encoding homoserine O-acetyltransferase MetX, translated as MSEHFHQSTAPFNTEAGYTFSKLEFAYHTWGTLNASRDNVILICHALTGNSDAKDWFYGLFHEDSVIDLDKHFVICINHLGSCYGSTGPTSINPDTQKKYRADFPHITIRDLVRFQQRLLDHLNIEGIQLVVGGSMGGMVALELSLLDDRVHAAILMAMGAEHQPWAIGISEAQRLAIQADKNWDNGFYEDDAPPVNGLKAARAMAMITYRAPENYQSKFGRSINGEKDIYEVESYLRYQGSKLATRFDANAYIVLSKSMDSHDISRERESTPLRNVPTLVLGFDSDILYPPNEQQLLADILPNAQYQKVSSPYGHDAFLIEFEQINTHISNFLNLLESNHE; from the coding sequence ATGTCCGAACATTTTCATCAATCAACTGCACCGTTTAACACGGAAGCTGGATATACCTTCAGTAAGCTAGAGTTCGCTTATCACACTTGGGGTACATTAAATGCCTCAAGAGATAACGTGATATTGATATGCCATGCCCTTACAGGCAACTCTGATGCTAAAGATTGGTTCTACGGTCTATTCCATGAGGATAGCGTTATTGATTTAGACAAACACTTTGTGATTTGCATCAATCACCTCGGTAGTTGTTATGGCTCTACAGGACCAACATCCATAAACCCTGATACACAAAAAAAGTATAGAGCTGATTTCCCTCACATCACAATTCGTGACCTTGTCCGATTTCAACAGCGATTACTTGACCATTTAAACATTGAAGGGATTCAACTTGTTGTAGGAGGATCAATGGGAGGAATGGTGGCTCTTGAGTTAAGTTTATTGGATGATAGAGTACACGCTGCTATTCTCATGGCAATGGGAGCTGAACATCAACCTTGGGCAATCGGCATCAGTGAAGCACAACGGCTTGCCATACAAGCAGACAAAAATTGGGATAATGGTTTTTATGAAGATGATGCCCCTCCTGTAAACGGACTTAAAGCTGCCCGTGCGATGGCTATGATTACATACAGAGCTCCCGAAAACTATCAATCAAAGTTTGGTAGATCCATCAATGGTGAAAAAGATATCTATGAAGTCGAATCGTATTTGAGATATCAAGGCTCTAAGCTCGCAACACGATTTGATGCCAATGCTTATATCGTATTAAGCAAGTCTATGGATAGTCATGATATAAGTCGGGAACGTGAGAGCACCCCTTTACGAAATGTCCCCACCCTTGTATTAGGCTTTGATTCAGACATACTCTATCCCCCGAATGAACAGCAATTACTCGCTGATATACTCCCAAATGCTCAATATCAAAAAGTGTCATCACCCTATGGGCATGATGCTTTTCTGATCGAATTCGAGCAAATCAATACACACATTTCCAATTTTTTAAATCTACTTGAGTCCAATCATGAGTAA
- a CDS encoding FAD-containing oxidoreductase encodes MEKFDAIIIGTGQAGPTIAARCAKEGLKTAIIEKDKFGGTCVNTGCTPTKAMVASARVAHQVNRANEYGVEIDGEVSINFSTIKKRKDELVKNSSEGLKKWLSETNNLEVIEGHARFTSNKVIQVGERSLEADKIFINTGGRASIPEGVQSADYLTNKEIMELDEVPEHLIIVGGSYIGLEFGQMFRRFGSEVTIIEMRDEIIGREDPASSKCIREILEEEGIKFRLNAKCISASNAESGVKVQVDCNDGPPELEGSHLLVATGRKPNTDDLGLELTAIETDEKGFIKTDDTLKTSVNNIWAVGDVNGKGAFTHTAYNDYEIVVANLFDDDSRKVSDRILCYSLFTDPSLSHIGMYEQEARSSDKNVLVGYREMSKIARAKERGETKGFIKILVDEDTEKILGATIIGVNGDEIIHSLLDVMYADKPYTVISRAVHIHPTISELIPTILQDLKPLEG; translated from the coding sequence ATGGAAAAGTTTGATGCTATAATCATAGGCACTGGTCAGGCAGGACCTACTATTGCAGCACGATGTGCAAAAGAAGGATTGAAAACAGCTATCATTGAAAAAGATAAATTTGGTGGTACTTGTGTGAACACTGGTTGTACTCCAACAAAAGCCATGGTAGCAAGTGCTAGAGTAGCCCATCAAGTGAATAGGGCCAATGAATATGGAGTAGAAATAGATGGCGAGGTATCCATAAACTTTTCAACTATAAAAAAGCGCAAAGATGAGCTAGTAAAGAATTCTTCGGAAGGGCTTAAAAAGTGGCTTTCAGAAACCAATAATTTAGAAGTGATTGAAGGCCATGCTCGATTTACATCAAATAAAGTTATACAAGTTGGTGAGCGTAGCTTAGAAGCCGATAAGATTTTTATCAATACTGGAGGGCGAGCATCTATTCCGGAAGGGGTGCAAAGTGCGGATTACCTTACGAATAAAGAAATCATGGAGCTGGATGAAGTCCCAGAACACCTAATTATAGTTGGGGGAAGTTACATCGGCTTAGAGTTTGGACAAATGTTTAGAAGATTTGGGAGCGAAGTTACCATCATTGAAATGCGAGATGAGATTATAGGAAGGGAAGATCCCGCATCTTCAAAATGCATTAGAGAAATACTAGAAGAGGAAGGAATCAAATTTCGATTGAATGCTAAATGCATCAGTGCTTCGAATGCAGAAAGTGGGGTAAAAGTGCAGGTTGACTGTAATGATGGCCCTCCTGAACTGGAAGGAAGTCATTTATTGGTGGCAACAGGTAGGAAACCGAATACCGATGATCTTGGCTTAGAGCTAACAGCCATTGAGACAGATGAGAAGGGATTTATTAAAACAGATGACACCTTAAAAACCTCTGTGAATAATATTTGGGCGGTAGGAGATGTAAATGGAAAAGGTGCTTTTACCCACACGGCTTATAACGATTATGAAATCGTGGTTGCAAACTTATTTGATGATGACTCTCGAAAAGTAAGCGATCGAATACTTTGCTATTCTTTATTCACCGATCCCTCATTAAGCCACATTGGTATGTATGAACAAGAAGCGAGATCATCAGATAAAAATGTGCTAGTTGGATATAGAGAGATGTCGAAAATAGCCCGCGCAAAAGAACGAGGTGAAACCAAAGGCTTTATTAAAATATTAGTTGATGAAGACACTGAGAAGATTCTGGGTGCAACAATTATTGGGGTGAATGGGGACGAGATCATCCATTCATTATTAGATGTCATGTATGCAGATAAACCCTACACCGTGATTAGTAGGGCAGTACATATCCACCCTACTATTTCTGAGTTAATACCCACCATACTCCAAGACTTAAAACCTTTAGAAGGCTAA
- a CDS encoding OsmC family protein, with protein sequence MSLTNPTTLNSAHQIGRAVSSLSKAIQEDERKAHTVFKTKSELSDGLLAKISSRQFDYYSDEPSVLGGNDKAPTPTELLLGALCACQEIVVKAYAVTLNIPINKIEVEASGELDLRGFLNLHKDIRPGFHTVHFSTTIDTTETDTTKLEKLKILTEEQCPVLDVIQNPVSVKGSIQFQNSTN encoded by the coding sequence ATGAGTTTAACCAATCCAACAACACTCAATTCTGCCCATCAAATAGGGCGGGCTGTAAGTAGTTTATCTAAAGCGATTCAAGAAGACGAGCGTAAGGCGCATACGGTATTCAAAACAAAATCTGAATTATCCGACGGGCTTCTTGCCAAAATCAGCTCTCGGCAGTTTGATTACTATTCAGACGAACCAAGCGTACTTGGCGGTAACGATAAAGCTCCCACTCCTACTGAATTATTGTTAGGAGCTTTATGTGCTTGCCAAGAAATAGTGGTTAAAGCCTACGCTGTTACTTTGAACATCCCCATCAATAAGATTGAAGTGGAAGCATCTGGAGAATTAGATCTAAGAGGGTTTTTAAATCTTCACAAAGACATTCGCCCAGGGTTCCATACCGTTCACTTTAGCACCACTATTGATACTACCGAAACAGATACTACCAAACTTGAAAAACTGAAAATACTCACTGAAGAACAGTGCCCGGTATTAGATGTTATTCAAAATCCTGTTTCTGTAAAGGGATCTATACAATTTCAAAATTCAACAAATTGA
- the era gene encoding GTPase Era, which translates to MSETNTPHKSGYVAIVGKPNAGKSTLMNQILGTKLSITTHKPQTTRHQIIGIHSEENSQIIFLDTPGIIHPKYELQKAMMRFVEKAEREADVILFIVDAHEKNMPEYAFDTLKHLRKPVILVVNKIDTAEQETVEALAAALNEDYEFNSTVFISALEGVGMSGLMEGISKLLPPGPPFYPKDELSEHPVRFFVSELIREQVFLQYHEELPYSATVDIIQYEEREDLDYINAEVIVNRSSQKGMIIGKGGKAIKKLGMASRATIEEFVGRKVFLDLHVKVRDKWREKENMVRNFGY; encoded by the coding sequence ATGAGTGAAACGAATACCCCCCATAAATCCGGTTATGTAGCCATAGTAGGTAAGCCTAATGCGGGCAAATCAACCTTAATGAATCAGATTCTAGGGACTAAACTCTCTATTACCACTCATAAACCACAAACTACTCGTCATCAAATAATTGGAATTCATTCTGAAGAGAATTCTCAAATTATATTTTTAGATACGCCTGGTATTATTCATCCTAAGTATGAGCTACAAAAAGCTATGATGCGTTTTGTAGAAAAGGCAGAAAGAGAAGCCGATGTAATTCTGTTTATAGTAGATGCTCATGAAAAGAATATGCCGGAATATGCTTTCGACACCCTCAAGCACCTTCGAAAACCAGTAATCTTAGTAGTTAACAAAATTGATACCGCCGAGCAGGAAACTGTTGAAGCCTTAGCTGCCGCATTAAACGAGGATTACGAATTTAACAGCACAGTCTTTATTTCTGCTTTAGAAGGAGTTGGCATGAGTGGACTCATGGAAGGGATTTCTAAATTACTTCCCCCAGGACCACCCTTTTATCCTAAAGATGAGCTAAGTGAACACCCCGTACGATTTTTTGTATCTGAACTTATTCGCGAACAGGTGTTCTTACAATACCATGAAGAGCTCCCTTATTCTGCTACGGTCGATATTATTCAATATGAAGAACGCGAGGACCTGGACTATATCAATGCCGAAGTGATTGTAAACAGAAGTTCTCAAAAAGGAATGATTATAGGCAAAGGTGGCAAAGCGATTAAGAAATTAGGTATGGCTTCACGAGCTACTATCGAAGAGTTTGTTGGCCGCAAAGTATTCCTAGACCTTCATGTTAAAGTACGAGACAAATGGCGTGAAAAAGAGAATATGGTTCGTAATTTCGGATACTGA
- a CDS encoding S41 family peptidase has product MKYSHILCTLLFFIFGAISTAAQNERFLGDPAISPDGKTIVFTYESDLWKSDINGDNAVRLTAMDGNEGTPSISPDGKWLAFSSNQFGNNDVYIMPMQGGEIQQLTYHQANDIVESWDWDSKHIYIASNRYNRVTGFKVSIDGGTPKRIFSHYHNMAHNIAVHPKTGEIFFNETWESWNFKHRKRYVGSFNPDIKSYNLETQTLTQYTDYEGKDFGVILSQSGDTYFVSDEGNKEYNLFQLVEGQKKRLTNFNTSIYNPSISADGSTIVFEKEYQLFKYDVRSGNTTPIRPRVFKNYTLAKTQDFDVKGNISAFDVSPDSKKLAFVSRGELFISDIKGKFVRHLSTTPSGRVLEVKWLADSKTVLFNQTVNGYQNWFTIAADGSSNAKQHSNDSQNNRLITLNHDRTKGVYLSGRNELRVMDLKSFKSELIVEDEFWGFQNDAPSFSPDGNYVLYSARRNFETDVFVHHLDSKKTLNLTNTGVSESGPYWGPEGKYIYFATNRVSPSYPRGSGDADLYRMALDLYQDPFKSTLFDELFNESEDEKDQKDDNSNIEITINEEGLLDRMERVGAIFGNQFSPFVIQDGNKTHIFYGSNHDEGSSSLWITTLEPFNNPKTQKIDPPVFGGGLVAIDGKVFGLSRGNIISINPSSAKADKIDLEFEFTRSLADEFNQMFDELWANIEENFYDNEFHGIDWKAIRKRYKSYLPFVQSRADLRRLNNDMLGELNSSHMGFSTFGEEENTYHSTFTLATGIIWDQDNPYKVAGTVKGSPAYISKTPIVQGDILTAVNGTPVHTDINRVSYFSSPNRADELLLSFKSGNEEKTVKIHPTSYNNIKTGLYDEWVDANQHRVDTQSDKRIAYVHMKNMGGGSLDDFLIEMTSEAYSRDGLILDLRYNTGGNVHDAVLQFLSQRPYLNWAYRDGELAPQPNFSPASKPIVLLINEQSLSDAEVTTAGFKELGLGTVIGNETYRWIIFTSGKGLVDGSFYRLPSWGVYSLTGENLEMTGVKPDIEADNTFKDRLLGQDPQLDLAIEHVLKELNKN; this is encoded by the coding sequence ATGAAGTATTCACACATTCTCTGCACTCTCTTATTTTTTATTTTCGGAGCTATATCCACCGCTGCTCAAAATGAACGGTTTTTAGGCGATCCTGCAATATCCCCAGATGGGAAGACCATCGTATTTACCTACGAATCAGATTTATGGAAGTCGGATATTAATGGCGACAATGCTGTTCGTTTAACTGCCATGGACGGCAATGAGGGAACCCCTTCTATTTCTCCTGATGGAAAATGGTTGGCCTTTAGCTCTAATCAGTTTGGGAATAATGATGTTTACATCATGCCTATGCAGGGTGGCGAAATCCAACAGCTAACTTACCACCAAGCCAATGACATCGTAGAGTCGTGGGATTGGGACTCAAAGCATATTTACATAGCCTCCAATCGATATAATAGGGTTACAGGATTTAAAGTATCTATTGATGGAGGCACCCCTAAACGCATATTCAGCCATTATCATAATATGGCACACAATATCGCCGTGCATCCCAAAACTGGCGAAATCTTTTTCAATGAGACCTGGGAAAGTTGGAATTTTAAACACCGTAAGCGATATGTGGGATCATTCAATCCAGATATAAAATCATATAATCTCGAAACTCAGACTCTCACACAATACACTGATTACGAAGGAAAAGATTTTGGTGTAATCCTGTCACAATCAGGCGATACCTATTTCGTTTCAGATGAAGGAAACAAAGAGTACAACTTGTTCCAGTTGGTTGAAGGACAAAAGAAACGACTCACAAATTTTAATACCTCTATCTACAATCCTTCTATTAGTGCGGATGGAAGCACTATCGTTTTCGAAAAAGAGTATCAGTTATTTAAGTATGATGTGCGCTCGGGTAATACCACACCCATTCGACCTAGAGTTTTCAAAAATTACACCCTGGCAAAAACTCAAGATTTTGATGTTAAGGGCAATATCTCAGCGTTCGATGTCTCTCCTGATTCCAAAAAACTAGCATTTGTATCACGGGGTGAACTATTCATATCTGATATAAAAGGAAAATTTGTACGTCATTTATCAACAACACCTTCAGGAAGAGTACTTGAGGTAAAATGGTTAGCAGATAGCAAAACCGTTTTATTCAACCAAACTGTAAATGGCTACCAGAACTGGTTTACAATTGCTGCTGATGGTTCGAGTAATGCCAAACAACATAGCAATGACAGTCAGAACAACCGCCTTATAACTCTGAATCATGATCGGACGAAAGGGGTGTATTTAAGTGGGCGAAATGAGCTTCGTGTTATGGACCTCAAGTCATTTAAGAGTGAGCTTATAGTTGAAGATGAATTTTGGGGCTTCCAAAACGATGCCCCCTCCTTTTCTCCTGATGGTAATTATGTACTGTACTCGGCTAGGAGAAATTTCGAAACCGATGTTTTTGTCCATCATTTAGATTCAAAAAAGACCCTCAATCTCACCAATACTGGTGTTAGTGAAAGCGGACCTTATTGGGGACCAGAAGGCAAATACATCTATTTTGCGACAAACCGTGTTTCTCCCTCTTATCCACGAGGAAGTGGGGATGCCGACTTGTATAGAATGGCACTAGACCTCTATCAAGATCCATTTAAATCAACCTTATTCGATGAATTATTCAATGAATCTGAAGATGAAAAGGATCAAAAAGACGACAATTCAAATATTGAAATTACTATCAATGAGGAAGGATTACTAGATCGCATGGAGCGTGTTGGAGCTATATTTGGAAACCAATTTAGTCCCTTTGTTATTCAGGATGGTAACAAAACACACATCTTCTATGGCAGCAATCATGATGAAGGAAGTTCTTCCCTTTGGATAACAACCCTAGAGCCTTTTAATAATCCTAAAACTCAAAAAATTGACCCTCCTGTTTTTGGTGGAGGGCTTGTTGCCATCGATGGTAAAGTATTTGGGTTATCAAGAGGTAATATTATATCGATTAATCCTTCATCGGCAAAAGCAGACAAGATAGACTTAGAGTTTGAATTTACACGCTCCTTGGCGGATGAGTTCAATCAAATGTTTGATGAATTATGGGCTAATATTGAAGAGAATTTCTATGATAATGAGTTCCATGGCATCGACTGGAAAGCTATACGAAAGAGATATAAATCTTATTTACCCTTTGTTCAATCTAGAGCGGATTTGCGCCGTTTGAATAACGATATGCTTGGAGAGTTGAATAGCTCTCATATGGGTTTTAGCACATTTGGTGAAGAGGAAAACACCTATCATTCAACCTTCACCTTAGCCACTGGTATTATTTGGGACCAAGATAATCCTTATAAAGTAGCAGGCACGGTAAAAGGAAGCCCCGCATATATAAGCAAAACGCCCATCGTTCAAGGTGATATACTAACGGCTGTAAATGGAACACCAGTACACACAGATATCAATAGAGTATCTTATTTCAGCTCACCGAACAGAGCTGATGAACTGCTACTAAGTTTTAAATCTGGCAATGAGGAAAAGACTGTTAAAATTCATCCTACATCCTATAATAATATCAAAACGGGTTTATATGATGAATGGGTGGATGCAAACCAGCACCGGGTTGACACTCAATCAGACAAACGTATCGCGTATGTTCACATGAAAAATATGGGTGGCGGCTCGCTGGATGATTTCCTCATTGAAATGACTTCTGAAGCGTATTCAAGAGATGGACTCATCTTAGATTTAAGATATAACACGGGAGGTAATGTGCATGACGCTGTGTTACAGTTTCTATCACAGCGCCCTTACCTAAACTGGGCGTATAGAGATGGTGAATTAGCGCCGCAACCGAATTTTAGTCCTGCTAGTAAACCCATTGTGCTATTGATCAATGAGCAGTCGCTCAGTGATGCCGAAGTAACAACTGCCGGTTTTAAAGAACTAGGCTTAGGAACCGTGATTGGAAATGAAACATATCGTTGGATCATCTTTACTTCTGGCAAAGGATTAGTAGACGGTTCGTTCTATCGTTTACCGTCATGGGGAGTGTATTCTTTAACTGGTGAAAACCTTGAAATGACTGGTGTAAAGCCTGATATCGAAGCTGATAATACTTTTAAAGATCGATTATTAGGGCAAGACCCTCAGCTCGATTTAGCGATCGAACATGTGCTTAAAGAACTCAATAAGAATTAA
- the mraZ gene encoding division/cell wall cluster transcriptional repressor MraZ, giving the protein MPSFKGQYEHSIDDKGRVAFPAKLRKSLSPDAQERFTIVRSQSDKCLYLYPDDQWELVEERLSKVNSFSKKGRLVKRHFLRFAEDVSLDKQNRIAVPSDHLAYSEISSKVVFVGMGDHIEVWDPTKLTEADESLDQDFVTDIFEQVLGDGDVTDSGEV; this is encoded by the coding sequence GTGCCTAGCTTTAAAGGACAATACGAGCATAGTATAGACGATAAAGGTCGTGTAGCCTTCCCTGCCAAACTGCGTAAATCTCTCAGTCCCGACGCTCAAGAACGCTTCACAATCGTGCGCAGCCAATCCGATAAATGTCTCTATTTATACCCAGACGACCAGTGGGAATTAGTAGAAGAACGCTTATCTAAAGTAAATTCCTTTAGTAAAAAAGGGCGATTGGTAAAACGCCACTTCCTACGTTTTGCTGAAGACGTATCTCTCGACAAACAGAACAGAATTGCTGTCCCCTCTGATCATTTAGCATATTCTGAAATCTCTTCTAAAGTTGTGTTTGTTGGTATGGGCGACCATATAGAAGTTTGGGATCCTACCAAGCTTACCGAAGCTGACGAAAGTTTAGATCAGGACTTTGTCACCGACATTTTTGAGCAAGTATTGGGTGATGGTGACGTCACCGATTCCGGGGAGGTCTAA